The region GGCGGCACCACGAACGCCATCGGGTCGCCGAACCCGGTCAGCACGCCCCAGGCCGCCGCGGTGGCGGCGGTCAGCACCGCGGCGACCGCGACCACCGCCGCCACCGGCAGCAGCCGCAGCGCGACGAACAGCAGGGGGATCCCGGCGAACCCGAACGACGGGGCGGCCCACACCAGCGCGACCCAGCACACGATCACCCCGGCCAGCCAGCCGAAGAGCACCGGCCGGGGCGCCCGGTTCCACAGCAGCACGCCCGCGGAGTACAGCAGGCCGACCACGGCGGCCAGCTCCAGGGCGGCCACGGTCCCCTCGTCGAGTTCGTGCCGGATGAGCAGCCGCACGGCGGACGCGGCCAGCAGTACCAGGAAGCCGACGTGCATCACCGCGTTGAGCAGCGGTCCGCCCAGGCCGTCGTCGCGCGTTCGTGTCCCCATATCCCTCCCATGGTGCCCCCGCGCGCCCCGGCCGCCGTCATCCGATCGGATGACACGGCGCGTCGTCCCTTCGCATCCGCCGGTTCGTCCGGGAGCCCGACGCCGGGAGGGCGCGTCACGGCGAGAGTGGAGGACGTCGGAACGGACATCCACGAACGGAGTCGCACCATGAAGCGCAACCACCTCATCTCCACCATCGCCGGCGCCGGGCTGGGCCTGGCCGTGGTCGGCGGCGTCGCCGCCACCACCCTGCTGCCCGCCGACACCCCGGGCGGGCCGAGCACCGCCGCCGCGGCGGTCGCCCCGCAGGCCGTCGCCCAGCGCGACGTCCTGAGCGCCGACGCCCTGGTCGCCGCCGCAGAGGCGGGCCTGGCCGAGGCCCAGGACCAGGGCCAGCAGGTCACCATCGCGATCGTCGACCGCTCGGGCGCCACCCGCCTGGTCCTCAAGACCGACAACGCCGGCCCGCAGACCCAGGAGTCGGCGGAGCAGAAGGCCTACACCTCCGCGGCCATGGGGCAGCCCACCGGCGCCCTGGCCGAGAACGCCACCGGGGACGGGCCCACCATCGCGGACCTGCCGGGCACCCTGTTCCTCGCGGGCGGCGTCCCGGTCCTGTCGGGCGAGACCCCGATCGCGGGCATCGGCGTGGGCGGCGCGCCCTCCGGCGACATCGACGAGGAGATCGCCCAGGCCGCCCTGGAGGCCCTGGAGAACTTCGAGGAGTAGCCCTCCCCGCACCGGACCGGCCGGGCGCCCCGTCAGGGGCGGCCCGGCCGCCGTCGTTCCCGGGGGCCGGGCCGGGTCAGGAGTCGCCGTGCCAGGCGTGCCAGAGGGCGGAGTAGGAGCCCCCGGCGGCGAGCAGTTCGTCGTGGGAGCCCAGCTCGGAGATGCGGCCGTCCTCGACCACCGCGACGCGGTCGGCGTCGTGGGCGGTGTGGAGGCGGTGGGCGATCGCGACCACCGTGCGCCCCGCGAGCACACCCGCCAGGGAGCGCTCCAGGTGGCGGGCCGAGCCCGGGTCCATCAGCGAGGTCGCCTCGTCCAGCACCAGCACCTCCGGGTCGGCGAGCACCACACGGGCCAGGGCCAGCTGCTGCACGTGGGCCGGGTCCAGGGCCAGGTGCCCCGAGCCGACCCTGGTGTCCAGGCCGTCGGGCAGGGAGCGCACCCAGTCGTCGGCGTCCACCGCGGCCAGCGCCCGCCACAGGGCGTCGCGGTCGACCTCGTCGCGGTCCAGGGCCAGCGCCAGGTTCTCGGCGACGGTCCCGCGGAACACGTGGCTCTCCTGGCTGAGCAGGATCGCCTTCTCCCGGCGGTCCTGCGGGGCGAGCCCCGTCAGGTCCTCGCCGCCCACCCGGACGGCACCGGAGGTGGGCGTGTGGATGCCCGCGATGAGCTTGCCCAGCGTGGACTTGCCCGCCCCGCTGGGGCCCACCACGGCCAGCCGCTCGCCCGGGGCCAGGGACAGGTCGACCCCGTGCAGGACCTCGGTGCCGGTGTAGCCGAAGCGCAGCCCGGAGATCTCCACGGTGCCCGGCGTCCCCGGGGCGTCGGACGGGGTCCTCCCGGCGGGGTCCTCGACCATTTCCACGCCGATCAGGCGGCGCAGGCTCGTGAACCCCATCATCAGGCTGTCCACCTGGTCGATGAGCAGGTCCACCGGCCGCACCACCTGCACGGTCAGGAACACCGCCGTGGCGATCTGCCCGACCGTCAGCTCCCCCTGGGCGTGCAGGTACGCCGCGGCCAGGAACGTCACCGCGGTCGGCAGCAGGTAGGAGAACTCCAGGGTCGGGTACCACACGGTGCGCAGCCACAGCGTGTACCGCTCGGCCAGGTAGGCGCGGCCGATCCGCTCGTCGGTGCGCCGCCGCTGGCGGTCCTGGCGGCCCAGCGCCTCCAGGGTGTGCGCGCCCTCGACGGTGTCGGTCACCCCCTGGGTGAGCTCGGAGTAGGTGTCCAGTTCGCGCAGGTAGCCGCCCGGAGCGCGGCGGGCGTACCAGCGGGTGGACAGCCAGACGATCACCGCCGACGGCAGCCACGCGAGCAGCAGCACGGGGTGCAGCACGGTGAGCGCGCCGAAGATGACGACCACCGTCACCCCGCTCACCACCATCACCGGGATCGAGTGGCGGACCGTGTGGCTGAGGTGGCCGACGTCGCGGCCGGTGCGCGCCATCAGGTCGCCGCTGCCCGCGCGCTCCACGGTGCCCAGCGGCAGGCGCAGCACGGCCCGAACGAAGCCCTCGCGCAGCTCGGCCAGGACCGCCTCGCCGAACCGGATGGACAGCGCCACCGATACCAGGGTGAGCACGGCGTGGCAGACCAGGGCGCCGACCACGATGACCGCCATCGTGTCGATCCGCTCCGGGGCCGCCGACGCGCGCACCGCGTCGATGATCCGCCCCAGCATCCACGGCGGGGCCAGCGCCGCCAGCGCGGCCAGCCCGTACAGGCCGACCACCGCTGCCAGGACGCCGCCGTGGCTGCGCAGCAGGCCGGACAGCCGGTTCCACACCATCGGGGACGGGGCGACCGGTAGCAGGCCCCGGCGTTCATCGGTCGTGGTCACGGCTGTTCCTCCAGCACGGTGCGCAGAACGGTGGCGGCGTAACCGGGCTCGGACGCCAGCAGGTCGTGGTGCGTGCCCTCGGCGGCCACCCGGCCGCCGCTGACGAACCGCACGTGGTCGGTGCGGTCCAGCAGCAGCGGGCTGGTGGTGACCAGCACCGTGGTGCGGCCCGAGCGCTCGGCCGCAAGCCGGGCGCCGATGGCGGCCTCGGAGTGGGCGTCCACGGCGGAGGCCGGCTCCACCAGGACCAGGACGTCGGGGTCGTGGGCAAGCGCCCGGGCCAGCCGCAGCCGCTGCTGCTGGCCGCCGGAGTACTCGCGGCCGCGCTCGGTGAGCAGGGCGTCCCACCCGTCCGGGGACTGGCGGACCACGTCCTCGGCGGCGGCGACCCGCACCACCTCGGCCAGCCGCTCCTCGGACAGGCCGCCGTCGGGCGAAAGCTCGTCGCGCAGCGGCCCGGAGAACAGGTGGGCGTCGTTGGCGGCGACCAGGACGCGGCGGCGCACCTCGCGCAGCGGCAGGTCGGACAGCGGGACCGAGCGGCCGGTGGCCTCCTCCACCAGGTGCCCGCCCTCGGCGTAGCGGCCCAGGCGGGCGGAGAT is a window of Nocardiopsis changdeensis DNA encoding:
- a CDS encoding GlcG/HbpS family heme-binding protein, whose protein sequence is MKRNHLISTIAGAGLGLAVVGGVAATTLLPADTPGGPSTAAAAVAPQAVAQRDVLSADALVAAAEAGLAEAQDQGQQVTIAIVDRSGATRLVLKTDNAGPQTQESAEQKAYTSAAMGQPTGALAENATGDGPTIADLPGTLFLAGGVPVLSGETPIAGIGVGGAPSGDIDEEIAQAALEALENFEE
- a CDS encoding ABC transporter ATP-binding protein, producing MVWNRLSGLLRSHGGVLAAVVGLYGLAALAALAPPWMLGRIIDAVRASAAPERIDTMAVIVVGALVCHAVLTLVSVALSIRFGEAVLAELREGFVRAVLRLPLGTVERAGSGDLMARTGRDVGHLSHTVRHSIPVMVVSGVTVVVIFGALTVLHPVLLLAWLPSAVIVWLSTRWYARRAPGGYLRELDTYSELTQGVTDTVEGAHTLEALGRQDRQRRRTDERIGRAYLAERYTLWLRTVWYPTLEFSYLLPTAVTFLAAAYLHAQGELTVGQIATAVFLTVQVVRPVDLLIDQVDSLMMGFTSLRRLIGVEMVEDPAGRTPSDAPGTPGTVEISGLRFGYTGTEVLHGVDLSLAPGERLAVVGPSGAGKSTLGKLIAGIHTPTSGAVRVGGEDLTGLAPQDRREKAILLSQESHVFRGTVAENLALALDRDEVDRDALWRALAAVDADDWVRSLPDGLDTRVGSGHLALDPAHVQQLALARVVLADPEVLVLDEATSLMDPGSARHLERSLAGVLAGRTVVAIAHRLHTAHDADRVAVVEDGRISELGSHDELLAAGGSYSALWHAWHGDS